The proteins below are encoded in one region of Anoplopoma fimbria isolate UVic2021 breed Golden Eagle Sablefish chromosome 19, Afim_UVic_2022, whole genome shotgun sequence:
- the gdpgp1 gene encoding GDP-D-glucose phosphorylase 1 isoform X1: MSNEKADPTMPLQFVYSNQDFVADVHWNSGNRHGIASPPAKFDTTIQAGWTDRMNRGLFRYHLGDLQTRILPGPYGYVAQLNIERGIERRKPQEILSIQQDFNGKQFNFNKINPEEIIIEMIKDVEGGIEKGPLHEDCRMVVLVNVSPLEFGHCLLVPDPSRCFPQVMTSFAIQAGIEAVLLSCDPGFRVGFNSLGAFASVNHLHLHGYYLDHELKIESVPVKPLVPGKSFYRLLDFPAGFLFYTESETVEKVAEAICQVTDFLVDGNIAHNLFLTRGCPPCDRTQNKKDQCSRKGVRIAVWPRTSCFGAKEESAFNVALCELAGHLPFKNKKDYEVISEKDVIDIIQRYLLPESEFNTVQQQLTHHLMAL; encoded by the exons ATGTCAAATGAAAAAG CAGATCCAACCATGCCGCTCCAGTTTGTGTATAGCAACCAGGACTTTGTTGCAGATGTGCATTGGAACAGTGGGAACAGACATGGGATCGCCTCACCGCCAGCAAAGTTTGACACGACCATCCAAGCCGGCTGGACAGACAGGATGAACAGGGGGCTCTTCCGCTACCATCTGGGTGATTTACAAACCCGGATCCTGCCAGGCCCATATGGCTATGTGGCCCAGCTGAATATTGAAAGAGGAATAGAGAGAAGGAAGCCTCAGGAGATACTTAGTATTCAGCAGGATTTCAATGGCAAGCAGTTTAATTTTAACAAAATCAATCCAGAAGAAATCATAATTGAAATGATAAAGGACGTTGAGGGAGGAATTGAAAAGGGGCCGTTGCATGAAGACTGCCGGATGGTTGTGCTGGTCAATGTCAGCCCTTTGGAGTTTGGTCACTGTCTCTTGGTTCCAGATCCGTCACGCTGTTTCCCACAGGTCATGACAAGTTTCGCCATCCAAGCTGGTATTGAAGCTGTGCTCCTGAGCTGCGATCCTGGCTTCCGTGTGGGTTTCAATAGTCTGGGAGCATTTGCGTCCGTCAATCATTTACACCTACATGGGTATTACCTGGATCATGAGCTCAAGATAGAATCTGTGCCGGTCAAGCCTCTGGTTCCTGGGAAGAGCTTCTATCGTTTGTTGGACTTTCCTGCAggctttttgttttacacagaATCTGAGACAGTGGAGAAAGTTGCCGAAGCCATCTGTCAAGTCACAGACTTTCTTGTGGACGGTAATATTGCTCACAATCTGTTCTTGACAAGAGGGTGTCCACCCTGTGATCGCACTCAGAACAAAAAGGACCAGTGTTCAAGAAAAGGTGTTCGTATCGCTGTATGGCCCAGAACATCGTGCTTCGGTGCCAAAGAGGAATCTGCCTTCAATGTCGCTCTCTGTGAGCTCGCTGGACATTTACCATTCAAGAACAAGAAGGACTATGAGGTCATTTCTGAGAAAGATGTAATCGATATCATCCAGAGGTATCTTCTGCCTGAATCAGAGTTCAACACGGTTCAACAGCAGCTTACTCATCATTTGATGGCTTTATAA
- the gdpgp1 gene encoding GDP-D-glucose phosphorylase 1 isoform X2 translates to MSNEKDPTMPLQFVYSNQDFVADVHWNSGNRHGIASPPAKFDTTIQAGWTDRMNRGLFRYHLGDLQTRILPGPYGYVAQLNIERGIERRKPQEILSIQQDFNGKQFNFNKINPEEIIIEMIKDVEGGIEKGPLHEDCRMVVLVNVSPLEFGHCLLVPDPSRCFPQVMTSFAIQAGIEAVLLSCDPGFRVGFNSLGAFASVNHLHLHGYYLDHELKIESVPVKPLVPGKSFYRLLDFPAGFLFYTESETVEKVAEAICQVTDFLVDGNIAHNLFLTRGCPPCDRTQNKKDQCSRKGVRIAVWPRTSCFGAKEESAFNVALCELAGHLPFKNKKDYEVISEKDVIDIIQRYLLPESEFNTVQQQLTHHLMAL, encoded by the exons ATGTCAAATGAAAAAG ATCCAACCATGCCGCTCCAGTTTGTGTATAGCAACCAGGACTTTGTTGCAGATGTGCATTGGAACAGTGGGAACAGACATGGGATCGCCTCACCGCCAGCAAAGTTTGACACGACCATCCAAGCCGGCTGGACAGACAGGATGAACAGGGGGCTCTTCCGCTACCATCTGGGTGATTTACAAACCCGGATCCTGCCAGGCCCATATGGCTATGTGGCCCAGCTGAATATTGAAAGAGGAATAGAGAGAAGGAAGCCTCAGGAGATACTTAGTATTCAGCAGGATTTCAATGGCAAGCAGTTTAATTTTAACAAAATCAATCCAGAAGAAATCATAATTGAAATGATAAAGGACGTTGAGGGAGGAATTGAAAAGGGGCCGTTGCATGAAGACTGCCGGATGGTTGTGCTGGTCAATGTCAGCCCTTTGGAGTTTGGTCACTGTCTCTTGGTTCCAGATCCGTCACGCTGTTTCCCACAGGTCATGACAAGTTTCGCCATCCAAGCTGGTATTGAAGCTGTGCTCCTGAGCTGCGATCCTGGCTTCCGTGTGGGTTTCAATAGTCTGGGAGCATTTGCGTCCGTCAATCATTTACACCTACATGGGTATTACCTGGATCATGAGCTCAAGATAGAATCTGTGCCGGTCAAGCCTCTGGTTCCTGGGAAGAGCTTCTATCGTTTGTTGGACTTTCCTGCAggctttttgttttacacagaATCTGAGACAGTGGAGAAAGTTGCCGAAGCCATCTGTCAAGTCACAGACTTTCTTGTGGACGGTAATATTGCTCACAATCTGTTCTTGACAAGAGGGTGTCCACCCTGTGATCGCACTCAGAACAAAAAGGACCAGTGTTCAAGAAAAGGTGTTCGTATCGCTGTATGGCCCAGAACATCGTGCTTCGGTGCCAAAGAGGAATCTGCCTTCAATGTCGCTCTCTGTGAGCTCGCTGGACATTTACCATTCAAGAACAAGAAGGACTATGAGGTCATTTCTGAGAAAGATGTAATCGATATCATCCAGAGGTATCTTCTGCCTGAATCAGAGTTCAACACGGTTCAACAGCAGCTTACTCATCATTTGATGGCTTTATAA